In the genome of Mycobacterium sp. 3519A, the window GATATGGTCTTCGGCCAGATCGGCGCGGGTTGGCGTCAGGTGACCTCGGAGTTGAGTTTCGAACGTAGTGGACCCGAGCGGTTCCTGTCGACATTCATGGTGCTGGCCAACGCTGCTGAAGCCATGGCGGCACAACGTATTTCACGCGATCCGGATCTGGGTCGCCTGGTCGGCCGTATCGCCGGACTGCACCAGATGTCGACGGCGGTGGCGGGCGCATTGGAACGCCACGAACCTGCCGACGTGCCAGCGGCGGTGGTCAAGGTACTCGGCACCACCACGGAGGGCGACATCGCCGATTTCGCCGATCTGCACGCCGAAAGAAATGCGGATTCCGCGTATTCGAAACTCGTGTCCGCCGCGGTCGACCAGCGTCCCGGCTTCACTCTGCGGGGTGGGACCAACGAGGTACTGCGTGGTGTCATCGCCCGCGGGCTGGGGTTGCGATGACGGTGTCGCCGGGCACTGGGGTCGACCAGGCGGTCATCGACATGATGGGCTCGGTCTTCGCGGAGTACCGGGAGCACCATGCGCGCTCCGATTCCGTGTCGTGTGATCGGCAATTGTGGAGTGCACTCGACGAACTCGGCCTCATTCGTCTCACCGGCGCCGAGGCGTCGGGCGGCAGTGGCGCGGGCTGGTACGAGTCGGCCGAACTCCTCTCGGCCGCGGTGCGCAACGGAGTGCGACTGCCGTTGGCGGAACACGATCTGCTGGCCTGCTGGCTGTTGGAGGCCAACGGGACGCCTGCGGACACGGCCATCCGCACCGTGTCGAAGGTCGACGCCAACGGCAGGGCGGCGGCAGTGCCGTGGGCGTCGACCGCCGACCGGGTCGTCGTCGTCTGGCGCGTCGGCGACGGGTATCGCGCCGCAGACGTCGACACCGACGCGCTGCGGATCACGCCGGGCGCCAACATGATCGGTGAACCACGCGACAACCTCGAGGTGGACACCGAGACGTTGGTCGGCGAACCGGTGCCGGTCACCGTCGTGGCGCAACTGACGCTCAGATCAGCTCTGATCCGCGCAATTCAGGTGTGTGCGTCGCTTCAGGAGATTCTGGAGTTGTCTGTCGAGCACGTGACGTCGCGTGTGCAGTTCGGCCGCCCCCTTTCGAAGTTCCAGGCGGTGCAGAACCAGGTCGCCGACATCGCGGCCGAAGCCGCGCTCGCGCGCGCCGCAACCGAAGCGGCACTGACCGCCGCCGTCAGCAGCGACTGGACGGCGCCGAACCTGGAATTCCTTATCGCCGTGGCACGATCATGCGCCGGCCACGCCGCATCCGTCGTAGTGCGCAACGCCCATCAGGTGCACGGCGCGATCGGTACCACCCGGGAACACCGATTGCACGAGTTCACCAGGGCGGCACTGGCGTGGCGCTCAGAGTTCGGCTCCGTCCGGCACTGGGACGCCAAGGTCGCAGATTCCGCGCTGGCCGCCGGTTCGGCGGGGCTGTGGAACCTGATCACCGGTTAGTTCAGTTCCGCTGAGCGGACAGAAGCCGTGTTAGGAGCGCCACAATGCGCTTGACTGCCCGCCATGAGCAACGAGATCACGCTGTCCGAGATCCAGGAGTTCATCGCCGGGTTCTGGTACCACTACGACCAAGGCCATTTCGACGAACTCGCCGCCAGGATCGGCGATGAGATGGAGTACGTGAGCCGGTCGGACTCGGGCGCCTGTCCGTTCGAGGAGTTGCTGGCGGCAGAATTGCACGGCGGCGCGGCCACGCTGGCCTGGCTCACCCAGCACCGCAACGAGAATCCCTACCCCCTTCGGCACCACGCCACCAATATCTTCCGCACCGGCATCGACGGACCCGTGACGAGGGTCCGCTTCTACCTGTACGTCAACCAGATCACCAACAACGTGCCTTTCGACGTCTCCAGCGGTGTCGTCGACGTCGGGATCCGGCGCGGGGACAGCGGTCTGGTGTTCACTTCGATGAATGTCGTGCTCGACGCCGAGGATTCGATCCCGTTCGCAGAGCACGCCGCCAACGCGTGAACGCCGGCGACACGTTCGCGGGAGGCGTCGCGGTCATCACGGGTGCGGGCGCGGGTATCGGGGCGGGCCTGGCCCGGCACGCCAGCGCATTGGGCATGACGGTGGTGCTCGCCGACATCGACGGCGCCGCGGCCGCCGCACTCCGCGACGAACTCAATGCCGCAGGCGGCACCGCAGTCGACGCGCAATGCGATGTGCGCGAACCGGAGGCACTCGAGGCACTCGCCGAGCGTACGTACCGCGAACTCGGACCAGTCCGGTTGTTGGTCAACAACGCCGGCGTGGAGCAGTTCGGCTACCTGTGGGACACCCCGATCGCGAACTGGAACAAAGTCGTCGACATCAACATCAGCGGCGTCTTTCACGGAGTGCGGGCATTTCTGCCCCGGATGATCGAGACCGGTTCACCGGCGTGGGTATGGAACCTCTCGTCGATCGGCGGGGTGGCCGTCGTCCCACTGCAGGCGCCCTACATCGTCAGCAAGCACGCGGTGCTGGCGCTGACCGAATGCCTGCATCTGGAGATCGCACACGCCGGCCACGACCACATCCACGTACAGGCGGTGCTGCCGGGCGCGGTCAAGTCGAACATCTTCGAGTCCGCGGGCGGCGTCACAGCAGGCGACGTCGCGGCGGCTGAGTCCCAGCGTGACGCCATGCTCGACATCAAGGCCGAAGCGATGGACCCCATCGAGGCCGCGAAGTTGGTGTTCGACCAGGCAGCCGATGGCAGGTTCTACTTGCTCACCCAACCCGAGTATGTCGGATCGGCGATGACCGAGCGCGCCAATGTCCTTGCGGCGCAACGTGCGCCGCAGCTGCGAACCAAGCGGCGGTTCGACCCGGCGCAAAACCCGCGATGAGCGTTCCTCCGCTCGACCCCGACGCGGCGGCGCGCGTTGCGTCATTCGGCCCGATCGCACCGATGCGCCGGCGGGGGCTGGCCGCGGTCCGCGACGCCATCGAGAACGCACCGCTGCCGGACATGCCGGATATCGCGTCGGTGGAGAACTGCTTTGCGCCGGGACCGGCCGGACCGATCCCGTTGCGGATCTACCGCCCTGGCGCGCAAACCGCGGCGCCCGTGTTGGTGTACTTCCACGGTGGCGGAATGGTGATGGGATCCAACCATTCGTTCGAACCCCTCGCGAGGACTCTCGCGTCACTCACCGACGCCGCCGTGGTGGCGGTCGACTATCGGCTCGCACCCGAGTGCCCACCGCCTGCACAGTTCGACGACGCGTATTCGGCGACGTCATGGATCGCCGACAACGCCGACCGTCTCGGACTCGACGCAACACGGCTCGCGGTCGTCGGCGACAGCGCAGGCGGTTCATTGGCGGCAGCAGTGGCACTCGCCGCACGCGACCACGACGGCCCGGCGATCTTCTGCCAAGTGTTGATCTACCCGGGCCTCGATCGAGACATGGGGGCACAGTCGATCACCGAGTTGACCGACGCGCCCATGTTGTCCCACGACGACATCTGCTACATGCACGAGCTCACCGACGGCGCGGCGGGCGCGCCGCACGACGCTTACCGAATTCCCGCGTACGCCAGCGATCTGAAGGGGCTGCCGCAGGCGATTGTGGTGACCGCCGAATGTGACCCCATCCGCGACTGGGGGGAGCGTTACGCCAACCGGCTTCGCGACGCCAGGGTGCAGGTGAGCGTCACCCGTTATCCCGGTGCCTACCACGGCTTTTTGATGCGGTCGGACGCGACCGCGCGGGGCAGGCTGGCTGTGGCGGAGATATGTGCGCTGCTGCGGGCGAAATTCGACCATCCGCTCGACTTCGGCGATATCCGCGTCCCGATCACCGGTCATCCCCCAGACCAGCGGCACCAACCCGAATCACAATTGGGCTAATCCAAGCCAGACCAAGAGGAGACACGAGATGCTCACCGACGAGCGGCGAATGGAACTTTCGGACGTGCTGCGGCCCGCCGCGCCGCCGCGCGAGATCGACAACGTCTACACCGACGACCAGAAGGACCGCCTGCTGAATGTGGTCCGCACCCAGGGTCCGTGGAAGTTGATCATCGCCCAGCATTTCGCCTCCGCCGAGGAACTCATGGCGACGATGAGCGGCATGTTCCCCGAAGGTTTCGAGCCGTCGCTGGACCTGTTTCTCACCCCGACGTTTCGCGGTTACCTGGCCAACTACGGCACCGTGCTCTACCCGGAATTGCACGACGTGTTCTACAACGCATCCTTCCTCGAGATGGCCAAGAGTTACTGGGGCGCAAAGTACGCCAAGCCCGAGTTGATGTTGTTCAACATCAACGGTCCGTGCGCCAACCGCGATCCCGGCCATCTGGATTCGCCGAGCTTCCGCGGTGTGCGACATGAGAACGCGCCCACGTGGCTGTGCAGCGTGATGGGTAAGTCCGGCCTGTTCAGCGATTACCTGATCAAAATGGCGCAGGTGATCACGTGGTTCTCACTCGATGGCGGCAGCGGATTCACCTACTGGCCGGACGGTCCGCTCAAGGCTCCCAAGCGGATACTGCCACCCATCAACAACCGCGGCGTCGTCGTACAGAACGAGATGATGGTTCATCGCGGCGAGGCCAATGGCCCACTGGAGCAACAGGTTCCGGCGGGTTTGGCTTTCGACACGGTGTTCGCAGGCGATCCGGCCGACCGCGACCACTGGTTGCTCAAGAACGGCGACGACGTGATCGCCCGCCACCACACCGACGAACTGCGCTTTCTGGTGCATTGGTCCGCCGAGGTGTTCTCCGACTTCGACGAGCTGAAGAAGAACATGGACGGATCCGACGACCTCACCCCCCACAAGGCGATCGACATGATGGTCGACGACCTCCGCAAGAGGGGAATCAAACTCGATGTGCCCAGCGAGCCGTTGCACGATGCGTCGTTCATCGGCGCGCTCAATGCGGCCTACGATCTGGGTGGCCCGTCTTCTTATCCCGACGAAGCTCCGTTGAGCGCGTTCCAAATGTCCTGACCGAATTGCGCGCGAGCCGGGTCAGCGGACGATGACCGAACTCGGCGTCCTTGGGGCGCCGAGCATGTCCCGATGCGACGGCGGTTTTCTGCCGCCCTCGTCGGTGATGCCGTAGCGGTCGGCCAGTTCGGCACCGATGACCGTCTGACCGTTCAACTCATCCAGGGCCGGGTCGCGCCACAGCGCATCGATCAAATAACCGGTGAATTGCGGGGTTTCGGCGTGCTTTGCGGTCTCGGCGAGGGCCTGCGGGTCGCGCGCAAAAGCGGCGCGCAGCTTCTCGGTCAGCAGGATGCCCATCCAGATCGACACCGTCGACACGCCGGTGTCGCGGAAGTCGACCGCCATATCGGCGGCGAGTTTGTCGATACCCGCCTTCTGCGCTCCGTACGCGGGTCCATGCATGTAGCAGACCGAACCCGGCGACGACGTGAAAGCAATCAAGCCGTGGCCGGCAGCGACCATGAGCGGTGCCGCATGCCACGAGGCTACGTACGCCGAGCGCAGTCCCACGTCGAGCACGTCCACTAATTCAAGCGGCTTGTCCCAGAACGGCTTCGGGTTGACCAGCTCGTCATGGACGGCGGCGGCGTTGTTGACGAGCAGATCGAGTCGGCCGCTCTCGTCAGCGACCCTGGTGAACAGCGCGGCGACGGCGTCGTCGTCGCGGTGGTCGAGTTGGACGGCGATGCCGCCCTGCGTCGCGGTCACTGTCCGCCCGGTCACGTACACGCGCCAGCCGCGGGCAAGCAGCGCATCGGCGATACCGCGGCCCGCGCCGCGGCTACCACCCGTCACCACTGCGACGGGTTGCTCTTCACCGGTCACCGGTAAAAGTTACCGCGCGATGCCTGCGGCCTCGTCGACAATCGGCAGTACGCCTTCGCGCGCCGCCGCCATGAGCGAGTCCCGCAGTGCCGAGCACGCGAGGAACAGCCCGCGTCCGTGGCCCGCGAGTTGATCGGCATCGCGGCGTTCAAGGCACCGTGCCGAAGCGTCCGCATTCCATTGCACGCTGGTCTGGTCCCAAGTGCTCTTGCGCGCCAGTACCTCGGCGCCGCACCGCCGGCATGTGACCGGCACCATCGGCGAGTCGGCGAGTCGGTTGTCGGGCCGCACGGCCATCAGCGGCCGGCGGTCTTCGCCGCGATATTCGCTTCGACCTCTTTCATCCACTGTTCGCGCGGTTGGGTGGTGTCGATCTCGAACTCGAAGCGGTCAACCATGTCGGGGGTCACGTCGGCGGCATCGACATAGAACTGCTCGTACCACCGACGCAGTTGGTAGACCGGGCCGTCCTCTTCCACCAACAACGGGTTGTCGATGCGGGCTTTGTTCTTCCAGATCTGCACATCCTGCTCGAAACCCATCTTCACGAAGTCCCCTAGCCCGATCGCGGTCTGCGTGGCGAGCTCCGCGGGCAGCGCAGCCGACTTCTTGACGATGATTCCATATTGCAGCACAAAGGAATTCGCATCGATCGGATAGTGACAGTTGATCAGGATCGTATGGTGATCGATGTCGGTGTAGTGGTAGATCAGGTCGTCGATCATGAAGGACGGCCCGTAGTAGGAAGCGACCGACGTGGTGCCGAGCATTTGACTCTCGCCCGGCTCTCCCAGATCCGGTCGCCCGGCACTGTTCATGT includes:
- a CDS encoding acyl-CoA dehydrogenase family protein, producing MTVSPGTGVDQAVIDMMGSVFAEYREHHARSDSVSCDRQLWSALDELGLIRLTGAEASGGSGAGWYESAELLSAAVRNGVRLPLAEHDLLACWLLEANGTPADTAIRTVSKVDANGRAAAVPWASTADRVVVVWRVGDGYRAADVDTDALRITPGANMIGEPRDNLEVDTETLVGEPVPVTVVAQLTLRSALIRAIQVCASLQEILELSVEHVTSRVQFGRPLSKFQAVQNQVADIAAEAALARAATEAALTAAVSSDWTAPNLEFLIAVARSCAGHAASVVVRNAHQVHGAIGTTREHRLHEFTRAALAWRSEFGSVRHWDAKVADSALAAGSAGLWNLITG
- a CDS encoding polyketide cyclase, whose protein sequence is MSNEITLSEIQEFIAGFWYHYDQGHFDELAARIGDEMEYVSRSDSGACPFEELLAAELHGGAATLAWLTQHRNENPYPLRHHATNIFRTGIDGPVTRVRFYLYVNQITNNVPFDVSSGVVDVGIRRGDSGLVFTSMNVVLDAEDSIPFAEHAANA
- a CDS encoding SDR family NAD(P)-dependent oxidoreductase codes for the protein MNAGDTFAGGVAVITGAGAGIGAGLARHASALGMTVVLADIDGAAAAALRDELNAAGGTAVDAQCDVREPEALEALAERTYRELGPVRLLVNNAGVEQFGYLWDTPIANWNKVVDINISGVFHGVRAFLPRMIETGSPAWVWNLSSIGGVAVVPLQAPYIVSKHAVLALTECLHLEIAHAGHDHIHVQAVLPGAVKSNIFESAGGVTAGDVAAAESQRDAMLDIKAEAMDPIEAAKLVFDQAADGRFYLLTQPEYVGSAMTERANVLAAQRAPQLRTKRRFDPAQNPR
- a CDS encoding alpha/beta hydrolase, with product MSVPPLDPDAAARVASFGPIAPMRRRGLAAVRDAIENAPLPDMPDIASVENCFAPGPAGPIPLRIYRPGAQTAAPVLVYFHGGGMVMGSNHSFEPLARTLASLTDAAVVAVDYRLAPECPPPAQFDDAYSATSWIADNADRLGLDATRLAVVGDSAGGSLAAAVALAARDHDGPAIFCQVLIYPGLDRDMGAQSITELTDAPMLSHDDICYMHELTDGAAGAPHDAYRIPAYASDLKGLPQAIVVTAECDPIRDWGERYANRLRDARVQVSVTRYPGAYHGFLMRSDATARGRLAVAEICALLRAKFDHPLDFGDIRVPITGHPPDQRHQPESQLG
- a CDS encoding SDR family NAD(P)-dependent oxidoreductase, which codes for MTGEEQPVAVVTGGSRGAGRGIADALLARGWRVYVTGRTVTATQGGIAVQLDHRDDDAVAALFTRVADESGRLDLLVNNAAAVHDELVNPKPFWDKPLELVDVLDVGLRSAYVASWHAAPLMVAAGHGLIAFTSSPGSVCYMHGPAYGAQKAGIDKLAADMAVDFRDTGVSTVSIWMGILLTEKLRAAFARDPQALAETAKHAETPQFTGYLIDALWRDPALDELNGQTVIGAELADRYGITDEGGRKPPSHRDMLGAPRTPSSVIVR
- a CDS encoding ferredoxin, which encodes MAVRPDNRLADSPMVPVTCRRCGAEVLARKSTWDQTSVQWNADASARCLERRDADQLAGHGRGLFLACSALRDSLMAAAREGVLPIVDEAAGIAR